In Dermacentor andersoni chromosome 11, qqDerAnde1_hic_scaffold, whole genome shotgun sequence, the sequence GAGGGGCAAAGATATACAGGCACAAATTTCGCTCTTAGAGTACAATCATATTCTTTACATCAATTGTGTGCCAAAGAAGCGGATTAGGAAACTcacgctcgctcactcactcactcattcgctctcggtcggtcggtcggttggtcaaTGGCACCAGTAGGCACGCTTACGCGCCTGCTAGTGCATTTTCCCACCATTCAAAGAAATACCGCAAAATAAGTTACAGTTTCACGCTCAACGCCAAGCAGCGAAGCAACTAGCTGGCGATTTAATTATAATCTGCAGTAAGCCTTAGACTGTTTCGTGCGGTGTTGGAGTGAACACTCATAGTTGCGAGCGAACAATCGCCTATCGAGAAGTAAAGTAAGTTCGTGTCTGAGTTGCGCTTCACGGTGGTGAAGTGAAGTGAGTAAGTGGGTGAACAAACTTCATTACGGAGGATAAGCTGTTAATGCCCTAAGGTGGGCGGCCGCCCTATTCCAGGTAGCCGTGGCCCTGCGCTCATAGCCCAGCCCTGTTCACCAGCCGTTGCTGGTGCTCAGGCCTTCTtgggcttgtcagctgggcctcccactggtcttctgtTGGTGCTTGGAGGAGCATTGTTCGCGGGTTCTTTATGCATTCCTAAACCATGTGGTAAGAGGTGTTTGGCGCACTGCAGAATTGGAAGTCTCTTCTACATGTTGAGGGGTACATTACGCGTAGTGGAGTGCCGACTTCAGATGGTGAAGtagaaagactcggcttttctccCTTTTCTAGCCTATCTGGATTTAGCCCTTGCAGTCTTTACTAAAGCAACTCTTTATCCTGGCACAGCGCGTCGGAGGGTGTTTTAGAGCGTGTGCATACACGATAGCAGCGCGGaaaagaggaaaggcgacgcgagaaactcgtttggactttTGCACCGTGTCGAATGTGCaagtgccctctggagctcccttggcgttgccacattagcctcttgacagctgtaactaTCCGTGACCCCGAATAGCATTacaaaaattgcagcgcttacctttctgctaACGTGCAAGACAAGAGATAACCTAGACAAAATGgtggagaggaggcagagaattgGTAGAAACGTCGCAGTCGCGAAAGGAGTGAATAACAGCCTCGCCACTCTTCGCTTGCAGTCCCCACACAAGGGGGTGGGGGACAGggaaaaggcgacgtgagaaggcaatGAAACGCTACTACTATGGACACGACAGAGGTTGCGGGCAAACGGGATAAATGTAAGTTCAAGGTAccgtacggtacgtttctgctacttctgaaaaataaacaccatacaaatttgtcaagcgggcaatttacgcagggcgtgcagaagcagagccgcattaaagcgcaccgtagggtctataggcgacactacggaggcggtcacacgtcaaatcaacacttctgtgccctcCGCGGTAGTTCTGCGGCTAGCATTGTGCTTGAGGAAGCGGGTTTGATCACGATCGCGGTagacgcatttcgacgggggcgaaagaaaaaaaacacgctcGAGTACTTGGATGTAGGGAAACGTTAAacaacatcacggtgtcaaaattaatccggagtccgcccctacggcgtgcctcataatccgattgtggttttggcacgtacgtaCCGCCccacaattaaattaaagctgaatacttctgccacgatgcgatgtgccatgtgaggcaatgaatatgctcaaccctctcggaggttCTGAAGTATGGCGCGCAATaccgcctcaagcaaacacgtcccCCTGTGTGTactgtactacgcagacaaacagcagtggtgcacgcaaattaacgtttaacatcaactcaccactttcgtgttggactaaacgttgaagaaattaaacattcaccgtcaacatcaccgctaattatcgtcaaacagcacagaaagtttCGCGTacttcgattcccacagtgcgtgaaaTCCGCATATTTTTTACTGCTGGATTCGTCCGACTTTTCCCAAATGTACATTTCGGCTACCCCGTTAATAGGCCTAACGCTGTCATCGAAGAAAACAAGATGACGTCAGTGCCATCGTGTAAACATATGAGACGAAGCCGAGCGCTAGAAGATGACTAATGAAAAGACAAAGCAGACGCGCCGCTATATTTTTCACTGTCATATTACATGTAGAAAAAGCAACTTAATTTAGGACCGCCTCCACAGCTGGCTAGAACAAGAAGATGGCGCGCACGCAAGCTCTAGCTATCCAGTACACAGATGCCGAGCGGGCGTGAGCAAATCATTGCACTTGCTGGCGCATTCGCGCTCACCGGGATCAGTATTCTCCACTGCTGCAGCATAAATCGGCAGAGAGGCTGAGAGGTAGAATTCTGGACTGCCAGTCTGTTGGTCGAAGTTCGATGTATTTTTTTCCcttggttttttctttttttctctctcgcaaaGAATATCGGAATTCCAGTGACCGACTGCGACGAACATCAAAACGACCGGAGGTGCGGGCCCATAAAAGATGTTGTTGTAACAGAGAAATTAACAATATCCGCATAGTGTGAAGCattacagcgcacacaggcaTCCCTTTCAACAAGAAGAGAAAGTCGAGAACAGCATTGCAACCCcacacaaaacaacaacaacaaaaatacatcGGGCGCAATCAAAGCCACAAATACATATCCTTAGCGCGGTGGCCGCATTCACCTTGGGGCGAGGTGCAAATAACGTTCTTGTGTTTTCTGTACTAAGTTTAGGTATGTTTTTGACAACCTCACGTCGTCTAATTTCATTCGAATCACTTCACCCTGGTGTCCCCCCATAGTTTAGCTTTTCCCCAAAACTAACCTTATTGCAGAGAAGCCAGCTTTCAAGGGGTCTGCTGTACAGCTGCACGATAGGTTGACCCACATCGACGTCTGCACACGCGGGCCTGTAAAATGAAAAGAACAAGCTGAGACATGAAAAGTGTGTGTATCACAACGCGTGCAAATGGCCAAAAGGCCATGACACAAAGACTGCCAACACAGAGAACGTCCATATCGGGTGTTTCCGctgacactgaaaaaaaaaaaaaaaacatcgagcaCTTCCGCGCTGTTGAAACCAATTGTATGGTGTTAGCAACCTCCTCGAGAACCCTTCAAGATTTTTGTGTTCTTATTGATATAACTAGTACTAATGGTTACAATGTCAATGCAAGGTTTGTAAGGTGCACTTGAAAACATCACTTCCGCTGCGACTTGCTCGTCTTTGTAAAACACGTCAGAAAGCGATATGGAAGCAATATGTTTATATTCGCGACAAATCGCTGCATGAGCTGAAACGTTGTAAAGCCTCCGGTATCACGGCGTTCCGCTATCTAAGGACGGTGGTGTGTCAGAATCTCGGATGCCATGCTTTCGGTGTACTGCGCTATCTCCGCCTCAACtacaacaaaaaagcagtctgGCATACAATTTAGAACGCCAGAGGCATCGATATTGAAGGAAAGATCAAAACTTTGTTCGTATTAGCTTACTGGCACCTAACCCAATCGGTGGCGGAACATCCGGGTACGTTGGTCACCGCACATCGTGGTTGTTCAAAGCATTTGTTGCGACAATTTTATCGTAGTAATGCTTTTCAAAACGTAAATATGTCCTAAAATAAACTATTTCATATCGATGGCTCTGGTAACTTAAATTTCAGCCACTTCTCTAGCCATCATACCCAGTACAAAAGCGTTAGCTCTGTCGCTATCGACATCAGTAATGGCAGCGTCCATGAACGTCATCATACATTGTATTGTATCGTGAGTTTTGAGCGTGTGGCCGAATTCATGTTTAGGTCTTGACTTATCGCCTTGTGGCCGTATAAATGCCTGTGCTTGCAAAATGAATTCTGTTAAACAGTGCTAGACTCGCTATGGAGCCTTTAGCTTCGTGACAGGCCGTGATCGCTGTTTGACTCGGCACCACTCCAACGTCGTCGAATCCGGTCGGACGTTCACGCCAGTCATACCCGAACTTAACACGCTCCGCAATTTCTAACACGATGGACGAAACCGACAAAAGGCCTCAGTTTGGCCAACGTTACCTTGATGACGACAGCCGAGTCTTTGAACACAATGCTTGGCAAGTACAAGTTTTGTTTCGCTTCTATTTCGTGTGCTCAGGTTCTTTCGCACATGCTTAAGAAACgtctggcccagcaaactactctactaaaGAAACGTGAGTTTGTAACAAACGTTCGTACTAACGGAGTGCATTTTCAGTCTACACGTATGGGCTTTCTCTGTCTTATAGTTACTGCTGCGTATGTTACGTTCAACTCCGTGTCAATGCCACGGGTAGTTTAAAATAAGAAAATGCGCGTTTGGCTTCCTCAAGCTTGGTATTTCCACAATGATGGGCGATAAACCAGTGTCGAAAATTTCTAGCTTAGTCCGGGGCGAGAAAGGGCCTCTTTGGAGTGCTTTGTCTCGGACATATTCAAGAGAGTTCCAATAATCATATTTCATTTACACGAGCCTAGTGTCCGCAAGTAAACCTCTTAGGTTATGTGTCCCCCGTCAGGACCAGaatatgaaggaaggaaggaaatcaactttattcaggtcctgcaggccacgagagctttgggctctcatggagtgggtgTCTCCCACGACGGAATATGAACTCATCTAACTTCACACGTCACAGTTATCGATAACGTTTGGCGATTTTACCCGCTTTGTATACAACGAAACCACTCCCAGAATTTCTAAAAATCACTGAAGACTTGTCAGACAGGTATACACgactcttttctttttatcaacACCTATATTTAACCACCATCGCTCAATCCTGTAAATCAGACCAGTGTGGTGCCTGGTGCTACATGGATATAAACATGCTTACACAGGGACGACGTCTGCTGGACCGAAGAACAGCTGAAAGCTGCAAAACAAAAGGTGGATGAGAACTCTGTCATCAGAGTGGAACCAGCTGTCAGAGGTACGAGCCGTTACTTATCCTGAAAGAGTTTGGAAGCTTATGCAATGTGTTTTTCAACAGACCAATATGAAGCTGAAGCAGCAGAATACTGGGACAAGTTCTATGGCATCCATAGCAACAGATTTTTCAAGGATAGGCACTGGCTGTTTGTGGAATTCCCTGAGCTCCTGCCTGGTAAATCTCCTGCAAAGGATGTACCACAGGATGATGGCACAGAAGGATATCCAGGCAAGGCAGCTTCACTAAGGATTCTTGAGGTTTGTCACCGATATCTGCATTGAGTCTTACACAGCCACATCAACTCGTGTAGTGCAAAAGCACTGGCTCTAGCCACCAATAATGCCATGCTTAATTTATTGAGTAGACCAATTTCGCCATGCCACCAGTAGGCATTAGTTctggtgtgtgtgcatgtgtgtagaGACCAATAGACAGTAAGAAACCAGTGAATACAGACATTATGGTGTCAGCAGGACCCATATGTATGTGTTGTGAGCAGGTCTATTGAGATGGGGCCCCATATCAGAGCTATAGCATGGTTGCACTGACATCACTTCGCCTCTGAGGCTGCATTCAAGACTGATTACTTTCAGGGAAACATTCACTTTTGTGTGATATGATGTAAAACTAAAGCAACACCACAGTGGTGTTACGGGCTTCATGCCCACTGGTTCAGCCAATCAACATGCACCAAAAGTGATCAATCGTGGAAACACACCATGGCTTTAATGACTAAGTCCTGCGTTTGAAACAAGTTTGATGTTTGCATGCATGTCTACTGCTAATATGCATCATCTCCTAGTCTCCAAATGTAGTTTTCAGTGCCTTAGTGCAGGCTTCACATATTTCGCCCTATACAGAATTCTCTTTGACATGAATTCTCTGTCTTGGCATGTATGAAGGAAATCTCTCAAAGTACTGACAACAAAAATATGGATAGAAATATCGCTGCTATGCAGTAGAAAAGAATGTTCCGATTCTCAAGTTAATGTGATCATTATAAGTTGCAACATGCATAATACATTCAAAAGGATGCACTTATAGGACGATTTCCCtgtgctatttcaatagctacaCTACACCGGCACATTTTGTAACATAATATCCAGGCTTATGAACTTTTGTAGCCCTTCCTTAGACCAACTTATGTTCTAGCTTTCACTGCCTTCTGGAGAGCTGCTCAAGGAGTCTAAATGCAACCAATTCTGGGTCACAAATTagccaatctgctctttcattctttccagATTGGCTGCGGTGTGGGAAATACAGTGTTCCCCATACTAGATGTGAACAGGTGAGTCAGCATTAGCATTTAAACTTCTGAATGAATGGACGTTTAGAACTGCAGCACCTAGTACAGTTTCCTTCAGTGTAGCAATTATAAGCTAGCAAGGCATGGAAAGCATTAGTACTTCCTATTGTTTCATGAACATCCCAGTCAGCCTATTTAGGCCTGCATGCCAGGTCAGGACCCCTCCCATTTTACCCATGTCCTGCTACCAGGCCTTGGTTTCATTTAATTTTCGGTATTTTAGCCACTtagtacaaaaaaattatttgaggattacgatattccctaatgtgaaatttaaACGCGcctccatacgtgttttcatttcgctatgtTTTGGCTGGCATGAACAATCTGTCCCATGCGGCACAATGCAAACGGAGCTAAGtggggcgcgactgcctcgctaatctggagatcgcaagAGCCAGCACATGAGTGATGCGTGGGCACTGTTCAAAGCAGCTGCCGCAGGCAGACCCTCCCAGACGACACGCACCatctctggcaccatctcgtagccgtcgtcgccgcaaAGTAcatcttgcgtggcactacgcttttcttctcacgctttcgccacgttctcctcctccactttccacctcatggttccgctgcaccctcctctttgctacccccccccccccccctctcgccgCTTTTGTCGTACCCTGCTGCGCGCGGTGtacgctctcatctttcgctcggttacgccgccgatgCTCGCCACAGGAATGGGAGTCTAAGAGCTACGCTTTGAAACAGAAGCACAATACAAAGGATGCAGACAGAGTGCTCTTTTCAAGTTATTGGTTCTTGGCGGATCTGCATCACAAGATAGCCAATGAGTGCGCTCGTATACTACTCACGGTCTCTCAGGATTGGCGCTATCTTACAGACAACTAATCTTGAAATCCACAAGAATTTACACCAGCTCCTCATGTATTTTTATTCACATGCAGAGACCCAGGCCTGTTCGTGTATGGCTGCGATTTCTCATCGACAGCAGTTTCTGTTCTGAAGGTATATATTCACATTTTTAAAATAAACTTGAAGCTGTTGCAGAGACACCTAAAAGAACAAATCACTGATGAAATTGGCAAACACTCTTCAGTTACTTTACGCAATATTGAAAAACCAATAAATCTTAACTGCTACAAAATAAATGCTTGTGAATGCTCAGGCCACAGCAAGAGCAAGCAGTGAAGAGCATATGCACAACTTTTAAAGCTTTCTCTTTCCGTGTACTATAAAATTTCTATTTACAGTGGTACTGTACAATATACAGCTAAGCCAGAATGAAACATGTATAGGCAGAAACAAGCCAACCATGACTAACCAGACTACACATGTCTGACAGTAGAAGCTACTGATATACAGCAACACTGTTTTGGAGCCAAGCCATCTTTAGCAGCCGTTTACACCAAATTGCTGTATTGAAATTAAAAGTTTTATGTGTCACAACCATTCTAGATTGTTAGCATATGTGGTTCATTCCAACCTGTTTTCACTTTTGTAAACAGTTCTGGCTTTGTTTGACTACTAGAATATACTCCACTGTTTGGGCAAAAAGCTAGCAACATATGAGGTTACCAAAATATGAATCACTGTCAGTTTAAATGGCACTGGCACGTTCACATGTCCTACTAGTGCAATGCACTGCTTTAATGATACACATTAGTTTACGAACTTCTTGAAGCTGTGTACTCGGACActgtggctttgtttattttgATGAATGCTAAATATGCTGCTAGTAACAAATTGGAATTTCGTGTGGTCACTAAATTTACGATGGTTCACTACTCCGGCAATTACTAGCTCTGCTTTGTGTTCTGTTTTAAACTGTTTAGGAACACAAGGACTATGACGAAAAGAGATGCCACGCCTTTGTCTGCGATGTGACAAAAAAATGGGATGTGCCGTTCCCGGAGGAGAGCTTGGACATTGTGATGCTCATTTTTGTTCTTAGCGCCATCAGCCCTGATAGGCAAGTACCGGAAAGTTGTATCCCTCCCTAACTGAAAAGTTGCGATAGTGGGCTAGCACATTATCGTGCACAGTAAGACTCGCACTGTTTAATGCACTGCCGGTTGTAGCAAACGtatgcagcagcatggcatctaTCCTCTTCACCAGTGAAACATCTTATTTTGCACTTTTGTTTCAAATACTAATCCTATTAAATTTGCCGCTCTTCCTAGTATCATGTTTGCAAAGTTCAAGTCATGTGGTCAATGTACcacatttttcttgcattttatcTATTTGGAATACTCGACTATATCGCATGAAACACATGGTAATACATTTCAGAAGAACTGTTTGCATACTAGACAAATTATCAAAATTCACATTTGTCACATTCACTTTTTTTTGCCTatttctgctttgtttttttctAGTGAAACTAGTGTACTACCATTTTAATGCAGTTTTGGCAATTACATGTACCTTGCGTAGAACCTTTCacaggaggtccccctacagACAGACCTGTGTTCTCAAACCTCCTTCTGAATAATTAACTgtatgttgtttctttttttcgtttttttctgctATGAATTTGATCAACTTGTTTGTTTGATTCTGAATATGCTTTGGTGAAACATCACTCTTGCTTCATACACTGCTCTCGGAGCAGTATGGAGCACTCACTCTTACAAGGTTTGTTTTCAGTCATTCCATTTTGTTTTCATGTCTAGGATGCAACACGTCATAGACTCAGTGGCTCGGTATCTGAAGCCGGGAGGAAAGGTGATCTTCAGAGATTACGGCCGCTACGACATGGCGCAGCTGAGGTTCAAGAATGGACGGTGCATCGAGGACAACTTCTACGCTCGTGGAGATGGAACGAGGGTGTACTTCTTCACTCAAGGTGACAACCCCAAGTACCTCTTCAGCAAATGGTGACAGCGACAAAGCGAAGTAACTGTGCATACGTCTCGGACCACGTGCAGTGGTCGTTTGATCCGATTGGCACAGGACTTGAACTTTGCAAATATGAGACTACGAAAAGAGGCACGCATTAGTGTCATCAGAATTCTGGGTTGCTTAAAGAAATACTGAGAGATAGTGCTAAGATAAAGTTTCAGTGAAGGGTCAGCTTTCAGTTCCCTGTTCAAATACACACAAAATCCAGAAACACCCTCATTAATCAATCGCTTAACCAATTTGAATGAAACCTGTTGCACTTACAAATTTAGGTTCTTGAGGACTGGGAGCGTATATTATCTATATTTTTACTAAAACTGTCTGAGGTTGCATGTAGCACATGTTAAGTACAATTAAAGGTGTGTACAATAGTACATGCAGTACCTGAAGTGGGTTACTCCTAAACCTTTCACTGCTTGGTGTGTGCAAATAGTTGTAGAGTCTGAATAAACCCGAATAGTACCAGAATGCAATCAAATATAGAATTCCTATATTAATTATATATACAGCCTTTTTCACCACTAATTAAAAACAATATTGACATCCTGATATTTGCAACCTTAGGAAGTTTGTGTCATTACACTGCACATCTTGAAGTGCACTTTATCAAAAGCACAGGTGAAGCATTAGGAACAAATTAGAAGTTCGTTTGCATACTCGGGACTCTAGGAGCATACGCGTTCATGTAGTATCAGATTGAAGTTTTGAAAGCCAATCTCGTGAGCCAAGATGAATCTGTGTATACCTTCTCCAAGAATAAATCAGAAGTGCAGTAggaaagtggaaaaaaaaaaaagagcacttttTCTCTAGTTGGAATGGCTATGGCAGATAGCGTCGCTTTTATACCAAATAATGTTGCAACAAAAGCACATAGGCACAGAATCCACGCAGCAAACATGGATATAACTAAGTAAATGAAATAGTTATCTTCATGTAATGATTAGCATGTGCTTATAAAGAATTTTTCATGCAACAAAGTTATTTTCGTGCCGGATTTGGCTTCGTCGTAAAGAGGTTCAACAGTAGAATTAAGCAATAGCTACGTAGTTGTGAATGCCATTGTACGAGCGCAATTTGAATGAAGGCAATTGCGATTTAGCTGAGAAAGGTGGCTGCCTGAGCGATGCAGCAGGCTCTACAAAATAACTTCTCGTTCTTTGTGTTCACCGAGGCCAGTATAAAATTTACATTTTTTGCCCTAGTTTCATTTTCATTGGGCACAGTTGACAATGtgaagcttgaaaaaaatatttccaTTTGCTGCAGGTTAATGTTCTCTTCAAGGACAGAATCAAATGATAGACcatatattcaatttgttataCGGCGCGCAACCTTATTGGAACACACAACCTTACCAAACATTATGGTTTATTTAATATCAGAGTATGAATTTAAATTCATGATGTTTGTTTATTTCACGCTAAACGCTCATGGCATCGATCACTTGTTTTCCTTACGTACATCACACTGGGTGGTGTGCTATAAGTTTGGCTGACAAAGCAGCGAAAGTGAGCACATCTTTGTTCTACGTAATAAAACAATAAATCATGATGTACATCACACAGACTTAATGAAATAGTGTATGATATCCAACAACTTCTCAGATTTTTTTTAACTGATTACATAGTGTTTGGGCTATCCAACCCTTGGACCACTAAGTATGCACCAATTCCCCAAAATGAGTATGCGCCACGGTGATGCAAAGGGTCATGTCATACTTCTGTGTACACACAACTCTcctcaccattcttccctcgacgaGCACCAAAGATCGCCTTTGTCCTCGTGAAAACGCTGCGTCAATGCTGCACACTGTCGATCAGCCTGAATGACTGTTTGCATTTCATCATAGCTTGTGAACACTATAGTGCATAAACATTGCAGGAGTTTACACAGTGCATGGGatgaaaataagaaaaattaTATGCATCGCATTTAATTGTGtagcatttaattaaccacttCACGAAACCCTTCTTTACATttgattccaacatgtgcgttggatctgccctttttcttttttcttcagaacCGGCAATCAATTTCAGTCACTGCATGAAGTATGAGGGCAGTGAAGCCAGCAGTTTCAGTGGAAGAGTTCCTGCCATAttaggacgtttttttttttatccagtctACAATTTGGTTGGCTGGCTATTTAATATGAAGTTATGATACAGGAAGAAAATAAGAGAATAGGGATGCCATACATCCTGGTAGCAtagtttattggccagttgcctgcttCCAAGATAAGGTACCAAGTGATGCCTGCAGTTAAAAAGGCATTCCACATCTACTGCCATGAGTAGTGCTAGCTAACCATGCACACATGGGCAAATACCTGAAAAATTGGGCGAGAGGCAGTAGCTTAAATGGTAGAGAATCACATGCACAATGCGGAAGCTGTAGGTTCCgctcccacctgcagcaagttatATGTTTGCATACCTAATTACTTGCACATTTGACTTGAAAATGATAATAACAATTAACTTTACTTATTCTGTTCCTTTGTATGCTCGCAAGTTACtgcattgaaggcaccttaagtCCAAGagcgttaaagaaaaaaaggaatgggAGAGAGAAGTCATTGTGGCTCAACGGTCCTGCTTTAATTAAGCTTTctagtttgtttttttttcttttgtctactTTCCAGACGAATTGACCAAGATGTTTGCCAATAGTGGCTTTGAAGAGGAGCAGAACCACCTGGACCGAAGGCTGCAGGTCAACCGTGGGAAGTTGTTGCGCATGTATAGAGTGTGGATACAAGCCCGATTCAGAAAAAAAGATGCTACCTGACAAGCAAGCGTCGTCGTGCACCTGTGTGATACAAGCTGTTTTTGTCCACAGAGCCCTGCAATTCAGATCTGTGAACTAAGTAACACGATACATAAATACAGCACActgtggctttttttttattttattttaacctCAAAATGCGCAAAAGACACCATAACTTTTCACTTGAAGCCATCACTTCCTTCAGCCATACAGCCATATTTGCCAAAACTACTGTAGGTACCAATTTC encodes:
- the Mettl2 gene encoding tRNA N(3)-cytidine methyltransferase METTL2, which encodes MDETDKRPQFGQRYLDDDSRVFEHNAWDDVCWTEEQLKAAKQKVDENSVIRVEPAVRDQYEAEAAEYWDKFYGIHSNRFFKDRHWLFVEFPELLPGKSPAKDVPQDDGTEGYPGKAASLRILEIGCGVGNTVFPILDVNRDPGLFVYGCDFSSTAVSVLKEHKDYDEKRCHAFVCDVTKKWDVPFPEESLDIVMLIFVLSAISPDRMQHVIDSVARYLKPGGKVIFRDYGRYDMAQLRFKNGRCIEDNFYARGDGTRVYFFTQDELTKMFANSGFEEEQNHLDRRLQVNRGKLLRMYRVWIQARFRKKDAT